Within the Flavobacterium sp. CG_23.5 genome, the region GACTGGCAACGAATAGTATTGCTGGTGTCAATGTTCACAATTGGTCATACTTTGGCTCTATTATTGTCAATATTTGGAATAATTGCCATTAAAGTTAATGTGGTCGAATTATTAATTCCAATAACCATATTAATCGTAGCTTTGTTTAGCATTTTTACATCAGGGAAATCAAATAAAAAAGAAAGCATAAATCTGGTATTTTTTATCACTCTTTTCTTTGGAATAATTCATGGTTTGGGTTTTTCAAATTATTTTAAATCGATACTTGGCGGCAGCCCCAGCTCGAAATTATTACCGTTGTCTGAATTTGCATTGGGTATTGAAGCGGCTCAAATCGTAGTTGTTTTTGTTGTTTTGGTTCTATCCTATATTGTGCAAACG harbors:
- a CDS encoding HupE/UreJ family protein codes for the protein MSEFWIYFQIGLKHVLDIHAYDHVLFLIALTVPFLFKDWQRIVLLVSMFTIGHTLALLLSIFGIIAIKVNVVELLIPITILIVALFSIFTSGKSNKKESINLVFFITLFFGIIHGLGFSNYFKSILGGSPSSKLLPLSEFALGIEAAQIVVVFVVLVLSYIVQTVFRFSKRDWTLVMSAFIIGVVLPMIVESKIWIR